The genomic segment AGAGACCTGCATTCCAGAAGACCAACATGAGTTGGTTAGAGAAATATTCAGACGGCACATCGAGAACAGCGAAGCCATGCTAAACGAAAATGGTGTTCTCGGTAAAACGGGGCAGTTGTTTATTGCAGAGTGGCATTCGCGGCCCGTCATTGATGAAAACGGAAACTATATCTATCATCTGGGTGTCGGCATCGATATTACCGAGCGCAAAAAAATGGAAAACGCGCTCCGTGAATCTGAGAACAATCTTCGTATCATTTCCACGCAGCTAATGGAGGCGGAAGAAAAGGAACGACACCGCATCTCGCGTGAACTGCACGATGAATTGGGGCAAGCTTTGTCGATTCTGAAGCTTGATATCGGTTCGATCATGAGAAAACTCAATCCGGACCAAGTCGTTCTGCGTCAGGAGTGCAAACAGATGCGCGACTATATCGATAATGTGATCGAGAATGTGCGGCGCCTTGCCCGTGATTTAAGCCCGGCCATCGTACAGGACTTGGGTTTGAAGATTGCCCTCCGCGAGTTGGTCGATTCTATGTCGAGATATTACCGGGTGCAGAAGACTATAGAGTGTGACGATGTCGATGGTCTTTTTTCTCCGGAAACTAAAATCGCAATTTATAGAATATTCCAGGAATCTCTGAACAATGTTGTGAAACATGCCCATGCCACCAATATTTCCATTATTGTAAAGAGACAGGATGATCGTATCTGTTTTATTATCGAGGACGATGGAATTGGTTTCAATATCCATCAGGACGTGATGCCGGTGCGCAAGAAACGCGGATTGGGTTTGGCGGCGATCAATGAGCGTGTCAAAATGTTGGGAGGGTCTTTTGATGTTCAGAGTACAAAAGGGAAGGGTACACGATTGACCTATACGATTCCTGTGAAAAAGGAGATGCCTGAAAGTGGAGAATTATAATATTGTTATTGCAGATGATCATGCCCTGCTGCGAAAGGGGATTATCCGTATCCTCGACGAGGTTGATTATATCCATGTCGTGGGCGAGGCAGGTGACGGCCTGGAACTGATCGAGCTATTGAAGAAAAAGAAAGCGGACATGGCCATCATCGACATTTCGATGCCGAACCTGCGTGGTATCGAGGCGACAAAAGAAATAAAAAAGATGTATCCGAACATGAAGGTCATCATCCTGACCATGCATAAAAAGATGGAATATCTGCAACAGTCTCTGACCATGGGAGCGGACGGTTATTTACTGAAGGAAGATACGGATGAGGAACTCTTAATCGCCATAGAAAACGTGAGACGGGGGAAAGTTTATATTTCTCAGGCGCTTTCGGAAGAGGTGAATGACGACCTGATTAAACGCCACCGCTTCGGTCAGAAGAAAATTGCCTCCGAGACCTTAACTACCCGGGAACGGGAAATTCTCAAACTGATCGCAGAGGGCAAATCGAATCGGGATATCGCCCAACTCTTGTTCATCAGTACCAGGACGGTAGAGAACCATCGGGCCCACATCATGCAGAAATTGGGTTTCAAGAAAGTGACGGAATTGGTGACCTATTCCATCGAAAAGGGTTATATTTGATAAACCCGTAAAAAGTTGAAAACGTTCCAATGGTCATTCCGACTCCTTCGCTACGCTCGAGAATAAATTCCGCGAAGATTCTTCCTTCTCTTTTCTGCGGCCATCATATGATGGGCCTTGGCAGGGAATCCCTATCATGACGTAAAAATACATGAAGATCACGGCTAGGGGAAAATCCCGTAGTTTTGTCTGTTTTATCCTTCGGAAAAAGTCCCGCATTACCTTCATCTGAGTAAAATTACTCATCAGTAAATCAGTAATTACATCTATTTACCATTATTCTTAATTTTTGTATCTTATTGAGGAATACTCTGAAGCATGTCTCTCCGACATTAACAGGCCGTGTTTTGCAACTAATGGTAAGTCTTCGTTGCGGCGCCAT from the bacterium genome contains:
- a CDS encoding PAS domain-containing sensor histidine kinase; its protein translation is MDKSKILKTKFEQIKNKDINENFIQNSPTFCVAIDGQGKIILMNKAMLSTLGYTAEEVIGKDYIETCIPEDQHELVREIFRRHIENSEAMLNENGVLGKTGQLFIAEWHSRPVIDENGNYIYHLGVGIDITERKKMENALRESENNLRIISTQLMEAEEKERHRISRELHDELGQALSILKLDIGSIMRKLNPDQVVLRQECKQMRDYIDNVIENVRRLARDLSPAIVQDLGLKIALRELVDSMSRYYRVQKTIECDDVDGLFSPETKIAIYRIFQESLNNVVKHAHATNISIIVKRQDDRICFIIEDDGIGFNIHQDVMPVRKKRGLGLAAINERVKMLGGSFDVQSTKGKGTRLTYTIPVKKEMPESGEL
- a CDS encoding response regulator transcription factor — its product is MENYNIVIADDHALLRKGIIRILDEVDYIHVVGEAGDGLELIELLKKKKADMAIIDISMPNLRGIEATKEIKKMYPNMKVIILTMHKKMEYLQQSLTMGADGYLLKEDTDEELLIAIENVRRGKVYISQALSEEVNDDLIKRHRFGQKKIASETLTTREREILKLIAEGKSNRDIAQLLFISTRTVENHRAHIMQKLGFKKVTELVTYSIEKGYI